The nucleotide sequence GAGCTCGACGTGCCGTTCGCGAAGATCGCCTTCGCGCTGGCGGAGTTCCACGGCGCCGAACGCCGCTTCGAGCGAAGAGGCATCGTCAACGGCATCAGCGTGGTGGACGACTACGGCCACCACCCCACTGAGATCGCCGCCGTGCTGTCGGCCGCCCGCGCCGCCAAGCCCGCGCGCATCGTCGTCGCCTTCCAGCCGCATCGCTACACCCGCACGCGGGACCTGATGGTGGAGTTCGGCGCCGCGCTGGCCACCGCCGACGAGGTCGTGCTTACCGACATTTACGCCGCCAGCGAAGAGCCTATTGCCGGGATCACCGTGGAGGCCCTGGCCGCGGCGGTCAGCGCCGGCCGCGAGCGGCCCGCTCACGTGGTACGGCGCCTGGACGATGTCGCCGCCGCCGTCGCCGACCTGGCGCGGCCCGGCGACCTGGTGCTGACGCTCGGCGCCGGCTCGATTGGCGGCCTGGCGACCGCGCTGCTCGCGGAACTCGAACGGCGGCATGGTCCGCGGGAGGCCCGGTGATGTCGTCGGTCGCCACCGCCACCGACAAGCGTTTCCGGCGCGCCCACGTGAAGCCGTCGCGGAAGCGCGCGGCCACCACCCGGCACGTGTGGCTCGCGGCCCGGGTGCTGGCGATCGCCCTGGTGCTGGGCTACGGCGGCTACCGCGGCGTCACCTCGATTGCCGCCGCGCAGACGCTGCAGGTGAGCCATCTCACCGTCCGCGGCCAACAGCGCCTGTCCACCGGCGAGGTGCTGGCGCTGGTCGATGGGCTGCGTGGCCAGAACATCCTGACGATCGGGATCGGCGAGTGGCAGCAACGGCTGCTGTCGTCCCCCTGGGTGGAGAGCGCGACGATTCGCCGCGTGCTGCCGTCGACGCTGGAGATTTCGGTCCACGAGCGCGTGCCGATGGGCATCGGCCGCATCGGCACCGCGCTCTACCTGATCGACTCCAAGGGCGTGATCGTCGACGAGTACGGGCCGGCTTACGCCGACATCGACCTGCCGATCATCGACGGGCTGGCCACCGCGCCGGCCGACGGCGGCGCCCTGATCGACGCCGCCCGCACCGAGTTTGCCGGCCGC is from Vicinamibacterales bacterium and encodes:
- a CDS encoding FtsQ-type POTRA domain-containing protein, whose translation is MSSVATATDKRFRRAHVKPSRKRAATTRHVWLAARVLAIALVLGYGGYRGVTSIAAAQTLQVSHLTVRGQQRLSTGEVLALVDGLRGQNILTIGIGEWQQRLLSSPWVESATIRRVLPSTLEISVHERVPMGIGRIGTALYLIDSKGVIVDEYGPAYADIDLPIIDGLATAPADGGALIDAARTEFAGRVIGALASRPELARRVSQIDVADLHDAVVILDDDTALLRLGDTDFTARLQQYLDLQPALRERMAGIDYVDLRFDERLYVRPVKALPAQARR